In Triticum aestivum cultivar Chinese Spring chromosome 5B, IWGSC CS RefSeq v2.1, whole genome shotgun sequence, the following proteins share a genomic window:
- the LOC123110057 gene encoding protein ALWAYS EARLY 2 isoform X2, protein MSSTRKVRNVNKRYAKINEDWPEKDATVVQKNKVRKKKLSDLGSQWSKDELERFYAAYRKYGKDWRKVAGAVHDRTSDMVEALYNMNRAYLSLPEGTATAAGLIAMMTDHYNILDGSNSDHESNGSPKTSRKPQKRGRAKLQSVSKASDTRYPDLLQSQPASSSYGCLSLLKKKRSGGNKPRAVGKRTPRVPVASMYHRDDKAGPSNRQAKPDANNGDEEGALAALALAEVCQRGSPQVSQTSGRSSGQLFLSPGKSIDRKNADSEMGSSKMHGFQVDTDYPEGSLGSREAETADYPKDASYFLNNEGSASGKSKPKVKRSQKRRKKAAHKTDDQFEDDREACSGTEEGCSSRKAKDISELDVFGSKGSWPSNKSNKRSRQLFFGDELSALDALHTLADISVNILQPSSIAESESSAQFKDGSKDNESDDKPSVPAAVSLFDKKDKPRKTKKIKRQSEIASNEVVTRKKARLSKDHHHDGSTSEVKQDDCKCGVKMEKKKRKSSTLKISKDEKNTLKDSEKTEASAEEGKVSSNKGRHAHVSPVSKQNKSKAQESSPAHADFGKEAMDAVDTTENAITQQSDSASKSKSRRKLGILKALAPESKPAEGADDSCDNVSYPVNNAIELKDKLSHCLSSRFLRRWCMSEWFYSAIDYPWFAKSEFVEYLNHVKLGHVPRLTRVEWGVIRSSLGKPRRLSKQFLQEEREKLSQYRESVRQHYAELQSGVREGLPTDLARPLAVGQRVIACHPKTRELHDGSVLTVDRNRCRVQFDRPELGVEFVMDIDCMPLHPLENFPESLRRQNIVNKYYSSFSEVKFEDRSKEYGGGGAPRFIANGDAFDSTAQAKTTANEATVAAHQAMYGQPCTLSQIQEREADIRALAELSRALDKKEALLVELRHMNEEVSGKQKDGEIIRDLEHFRKQYAMVLVQLRDSNDHVASALLCLRQRNTFHGQPTQSYPNKSTENGGAFNRTPDPSSNLFGYINQESGSQVMEIIETSRSKAKTMVDVAVQAMCKVSEGENAFAKIGEALDNLNLRGTGSGSSILGIRRIPPDSGQANSDNSAAGRFDPAAAANNISSPRVLPNGSDSDAQFPSELISSCVATILMIQNCTEKQYHPAEVAHILDSALSRLQPCSSQNVPIFREIEMCMGIIKNQMLALIPTPSG, encoded by the exons ATGTCTTCCACAAGAAAAGTGAGAAATGTAAACAAGCGCTATGCCAAAATTAATGAAGATTGGCCGGAAAAGGATGCAACAGTTGTACAGAAAAATAAAGTGCGA AAGAAGAAACTATCTGACCTTGGTTCTCAGTGGAGCAAAGATGAGTTGGAGCGCTTCTATGCAGCTTATAGAAAATATGGAAAAGATTGGAGGAAG GTGGCTGGTGCTGTCCATGATAGAACATCTGATATGGTGGAGGCTCTTTACAACATGAATAGG GCATATTTGTCTCTTCCAGAGGGAACTGCTACTGCTGCAGGGTTGATAGCGATGATGACCGATCACTATAATATTCTG GATGGGAGTAACAGTGATCATGAGAGTAACGGTTCACCAAAAACTTCTAGGAAGCCACAGAAGCGTGGCCGTGCAAAGCTTCAGTCTGTGTCGAAGGCATCTGATACACGTTACCCTGATCTATTGCAATCTCAGCCTGCTTCATCGAGCTATGGATGCCTTTCTTTGTTGAAGAAGAAACGTTCTGGAG GTAACAAGCCCCGTGCTGTTGGAAAAAGGACTCCACGAGTGCCTGTTGCAAGCATGTACCACCGAGATGACAAGGCAGGTCCATCAAATAGACAAGCAAAACCAGATGCTAATAATGGCGATGAAGAAGGTGCTCTAGCTGCTTTAGCTCTGGCGGAGGTCTGTCAAAGAGGCTCACCTCAGGTTTCTCAAACATCTGGAAGATCCAGTGGTCAATTGTTCCTGTCTCCTGGTAAAAGTATCGACAGAAAA AATGCAGATTCAGAGATGGGAAGTTCAAAGATGCATGGATTTCAGGTAGACACTGATTATCCAGAAGGTAGCTTAGGAAGCAGGGAAGCAGAGACTGCGGACTATCCCAAAGATGCTTCCTATTTTCTGAATAACGAAGGTTCTGCGTCTGGCAAGTCTAAGCCAAAAGTGAAGAGGTCGCAAAAGAGAAGAAAGAAAGCTGCACACAAAACAGACGATCAATTCGAGGATGACAGAGAGGCTTGCAGTGGCACCGAAGAAGGGTGTAGTTCCAGAAAGGCCAAGGATATATCAGAATTGGATGTATTTGGAAGTAAAGGTTCATGGCCATCTAACAAATCAAACAAAAGAAGCCGCCAACTATTTTTTGGCG ATGAATTGTCAGCTCTCGACGCGTTACATACATTAGCTGATATCTCTGTGAATATTCTACAACCTTCTTCTATCGCTGAATCTG AATCATCGGCACAGTTTAAGGATGGAAGCAAAGACAATGAATCTGATGATAAGCCTAGTGTGCCTGCAGCAGTATCATTATTTGACAAAAAAGATAAGCCCAGAAAAACAAAAAAGATCAAAAGGCAGTCAGAAATTGCAAGCAACGAGGTGGTTACCAGGAAAAAAGCTAGACTTTCTAAAGATCACCATCATGACGGGAGTACTTCTGAAGTAAAGCAGGATGATTGTAAATGTGGTGTTAAAatggagaaaaagaaaagaaagtctTCCACATTGAAG ATCTCCAAAGATGAGAAGAATACACTAAAAGATAGTGAGAAGACCGAG GCTTCTGCTGAAGAAGGGAAGGTATCTTCGAATAAAGGCAGGCATGCTCATGTTAGTCCAGTTTCAAAACAAAACAAGTCCAAAGCACAGGAAAGTTCTCCAGCACATGCTGATTTTGGAAAAGAAGCCATGGATGCGGTGGACACGACAGAAAATGCAATAACTCAGCAATCGGACTCGGCATCGAAGTCTAAAAGCCGGCGCAAGTTAGGCATTTTGAAAGCACTTGCTCCAGAGAGCAAGCCTGCTGAGGGCGCTGACGATTCGTGCGATAATGTTTCCTACCCAGTGAATAACGCTATTGAACTCAAG GACAAGCTCTCTCACTGCTTATCTTCACGTTTCCTCCGGAGATGGTGCATGTCTGAGTGGTTCTATAGTGCAATTGATTATCCATGGTTTGCGAAGAGTGAATTTGTGGAGTACTTGAATCATGTAAAGCTGGGTCATGTACCAAGGCTGACTCGTGTCGAGTGGGGTGTTATAAGGAG TTCTCTTGGAAAGCCACGTCGATTGTCAAAGCAGTTTTTACAAGAGGAGAGGGAAAAGCTTTCTCAGTATCGCGAGTCAGTCAGACAACACTATGCTGAGCTTCAGTCTGGTGTTCGAGAAGGTCTACCAACTGATCTTGCTCGGCCCTTAGCAGTTGGGCAGCGCGTTATAGCCTGTCATCCCAAAACAAGAGAACTTCATGATGGGAGTGTTTTGACTGTCGACCGTAATCGCTGTCGGGTTCAATTTGATCGTCCGGAGCTGGGTGTTGAGTTTGTGATG GATATTGATTGTATGCCGTTACACCCACTGGAAAATTTCCCCGAGTCTCTCAGACGCCAAAATATCGTGAATAAATACTACAGCAGCTTCTCAGAAGTAAAGTTCGAGGATCGGTCCAAAGAGTATGGTGGTGGAGGTGCACCAAGGTTCATAGCAAAT GGGGATGCATTCGATTCGACTGCACAGGCCAAAACCACAGCAAACGAGGCTACAGTCGCTGCACATCAGGCAATGTACGGCCAGCCATGTACGCTGTCACAGATTCAGGAAAGAGAAGCAGATATAAGGGCTCTTGCTGAACTATCGCGTGCTCTTGATAAGAAG GAAGCCTTACTGGTAGAGTTGAGGCACATGAACGAAGAAGTGTCTGGAAAGCAAAAGGATGGGGAAATTATTAGAGATTTGGAGCACTTCAGGAAGCAATACGCCATGGTTCTTGTACAGCTGAGAGATTCGAATGATCAT GTGGCTTCAGCCTTGCTTTGTCTGCGGCAACGGAACACATTTCATGGGCAGCCAACGCAGTCATATCCTAATAAATCCACGGAAAATGGTGGAGCTTTTAACAGAACACCAGACCCATCCAGTAACCTTTTTGGTTATATTAATCAGGAGTCTGGATCCCAAGTGATGGAAATTATTGAGACTTCAAGGTCCAAAGCTAAAACGATGGTTGATGTCGCTGTTCAG GCAATGTGTAAAGTAAGCGAAGGAGAGAACGCTTTTGCCAAGATAGGGGAAGCACTAGACAATCTGAACCTCCGTGGCACCGGCTCTGGTTCTAGCATACTAGGCATAAGGCGGATACCACCCGATTCGGGGCAGGCGAATTCAGATAACAGCGCCGCTGGCCGTTTCGACCCTGCTGCAGCAGCCAATAACATTTCCAGTCCAAGAGTACTGCCCAACGGCAGCGACTCCGATGCCCAGTTCCCGTCGGAGCTGATTTCGTCCTGTGTAGCGACCATCCTCATGATTCAG AACTGCACGGAGAAGCAGTACCACCCCGCGGAGGTGGCGCACATCCTCGACTCGGCGCTGTCGCGGCTGCAGCCGTGCAGCTCGCAGAACGTGCCCATCTTCAGGGAGATCGAGATGTGCATGGGTATCATCAAGAACCAGATGCTGGCGCTGATACCCACCCCTAGTGGCTAA
- the LOC123110057 gene encoding protein ALWAYS EARLY 2 isoform X1 → MSSTRKVRNVNKRYAKINEDWPEKDATVVQKNKVRKKKLSDLGSQWSKDELERFYAAYRKYGKDWRKVAGAVHDRTSDMVEALYNMNRAYLSLPEGTATAAGLIAMMTDHYNILDGSNSDHESNGSPKTSRKPQKRGRAKLQSVSKASDTRYPDLLQSQPASSSYGCLSLLKKKRSGDLFVGNKPRAVGKRTPRVPVASMYHRDDKAGPSNRQAKPDANNGDEEGALAALALAEVCQRGSPQVSQTSGRSSGQLFLSPGKSIDRKNADSEMGSSKMHGFQVDTDYPEGSLGSREAETADYPKDASYFLNNEGSASGKSKPKVKRSQKRRKKAAHKTDDQFEDDREACSGTEEGCSSRKAKDISELDVFGSKGSWPSNKSNKRSRQLFFGDELSALDALHTLADISVNILQPSSIAESESSAQFKDGSKDNESDDKPSVPAAVSLFDKKDKPRKTKKIKRQSEIASNEVVTRKKARLSKDHHHDGSTSEVKQDDCKCGVKMEKKKRKSSTLKISKDEKNTLKDSEKTEASAEEGKVSSNKGRHAHVSPVSKQNKSKAQESSPAHADFGKEAMDAVDTTENAITQQSDSASKSKSRRKLGILKALAPESKPAEGADDSCDNVSYPVNNAIELKDKLSHCLSSRFLRRWCMSEWFYSAIDYPWFAKSEFVEYLNHVKLGHVPRLTRVEWGVIRSSLGKPRRLSKQFLQEEREKLSQYRESVRQHYAELQSGVREGLPTDLARPLAVGQRVIACHPKTRELHDGSVLTVDRNRCRVQFDRPELGVEFVMDIDCMPLHPLENFPESLRRQNIVNKYYSSFSEVKFEDRSKEYGGGGAPRFIANGDAFDSTAQAKTTANEATVAAHQAMYGQPCTLSQIQEREADIRALAELSRALDKKEALLVELRHMNEEVSGKQKDGEIIRDLEHFRKQYAMVLVQLRDSNDHVASALLCLRQRNTFHGQPTQSYPNKSTENGGAFNRTPDPSSNLFGYINQESGSQVMEIIETSRSKAKTMVDVAVQAMCKVSEGENAFAKIGEALDNLNLRGTGSGSSILGIRRIPPDSGQANSDNSAAGRFDPAAAANNISSPRVLPNGSDSDAQFPSELISSCVATILMIQNCTEKQYHPAEVAHILDSALSRLQPCSSQNVPIFREIEMCMGIIKNQMLALIPTPSG, encoded by the exons ATGTCTTCCACAAGAAAAGTGAGAAATGTAAACAAGCGCTATGCCAAAATTAATGAAGATTGGCCGGAAAAGGATGCAACAGTTGTACAGAAAAATAAAGTGCGA AAGAAGAAACTATCTGACCTTGGTTCTCAGTGGAGCAAAGATGAGTTGGAGCGCTTCTATGCAGCTTATAGAAAATATGGAAAAGATTGGAGGAAG GTGGCTGGTGCTGTCCATGATAGAACATCTGATATGGTGGAGGCTCTTTACAACATGAATAGG GCATATTTGTCTCTTCCAGAGGGAACTGCTACTGCTGCAGGGTTGATAGCGATGATGACCGATCACTATAATATTCTG GATGGGAGTAACAGTGATCATGAGAGTAACGGTTCACCAAAAACTTCTAGGAAGCCACAGAAGCGTGGCCGTGCAAAGCTTCAGTCTGTGTCGAAGGCATCTGATACACGTTACCCTGATCTATTGCAATCTCAGCCTGCTTCATCGAGCTATGGATGCCTTTCTTTGTTGAAGAAGAAACGTTCTGGAG ACTTGTTTGTAGGTAACAAGCCCCGTGCTGTTGGAAAAAGGACTCCACGAGTGCCTGTTGCAAGCATGTACCACCGAGATGACAAGGCAGGTCCATCAAATAGACAAGCAAAACCAGATGCTAATAATGGCGATGAAGAAGGTGCTCTAGCTGCTTTAGCTCTGGCGGAGGTCTGTCAAAGAGGCTCACCTCAGGTTTCTCAAACATCTGGAAGATCCAGTGGTCAATTGTTCCTGTCTCCTGGTAAAAGTATCGACAGAAAA AATGCAGATTCAGAGATGGGAAGTTCAAAGATGCATGGATTTCAGGTAGACACTGATTATCCAGAAGGTAGCTTAGGAAGCAGGGAAGCAGAGACTGCGGACTATCCCAAAGATGCTTCCTATTTTCTGAATAACGAAGGTTCTGCGTCTGGCAAGTCTAAGCCAAAAGTGAAGAGGTCGCAAAAGAGAAGAAAGAAAGCTGCACACAAAACAGACGATCAATTCGAGGATGACAGAGAGGCTTGCAGTGGCACCGAAGAAGGGTGTAGTTCCAGAAAGGCCAAGGATATATCAGAATTGGATGTATTTGGAAGTAAAGGTTCATGGCCATCTAACAAATCAAACAAAAGAAGCCGCCAACTATTTTTTGGCG ATGAATTGTCAGCTCTCGACGCGTTACATACATTAGCTGATATCTCTGTGAATATTCTACAACCTTCTTCTATCGCTGAATCTG AATCATCGGCACAGTTTAAGGATGGAAGCAAAGACAATGAATCTGATGATAAGCCTAGTGTGCCTGCAGCAGTATCATTATTTGACAAAAAAGATAAGCCCAGAAAAACAAAAAAGATCAAAAGGCAGTCAGAAATTGCAAGCAACGAGGTGGTTACCAGGAAAAAAGCTAGACTTTCTAAAGATCACCATCATGACGGGAGTACTTCTGAAGTAAAGCAGGATGATTGTAAATGTGGTGTTAAAatggagaaaaagaaaagaaagtctTCCACATTGAAG ATCTCCAAAGATGAGAAGAATACACTAAAAGATAGTGAGAAGACCGAG GCTTCTGCTGAAGAAGGGAAGGTATCTTCGAATAAAGGCAGGCATGCTCATGTTAGTCCAGTTTCAAAACAAAACAAGTCCAAAGCACAGGAAAGTTCTCCAGCACATGCTGATTTTGGAAAAGAAGCCATGGATGCGGTGGACACGACAGAAAATGCAATAACTCAGCAATCGGACTCGGCATCGAAGTCTAAAAGCCGGCGCAAGTTAGGCATTTTGAAAGCACTTGCTCCAGAGAGCAAGCCTGCTGAGGGCGCTGACGATTCGTGCGATAATGTTTCCTACCCAGTGAATAACGCTATTGAACTCAAG GACAAGCTCTCTCACTGCTTATCTTCACGTTTCCTCCGGAGATGGTGCATGTCTGAGTGGTTCTATAGTGCAATTGATTATCCATGGTTTGCGAAGAGTGAATTTGTGGAGTACTTGAATCATGTAAAGCTGGGTCATGTACCAAGGCTGACTCGTGTCGAGTGGGGTGTTATAAGGAG TTCTCTTGGAAAGCCACGTCGATTGTCAAAGCAGTTTTTACAAGAGGAGAGGGAAAAGCTTTCTCAGTATCGCGAGTCAGTCAGACAACACTATGCTGAGCTTCAGTCTGGTGTTCGAGAAGGTCTACCAACTGATCTTGCTCGGCCCTTAGCAGTTGGGCAGCGCGTTATAGCCTGTCATCCCAAAACAAGAGAACTTCATGATGGGAGTGTTTTGACTGTCGACCGTAATCGCTGTCGGGTTCAATTTGATCGTCCGGAGCTGGGTGTTGAGTTTGTGATG GATATTGATTGTATGCCGTTACACCCACTGGAAAATTTCCCCGAGTCTCTCAGACGCCAAAATATCGTGAATAAATACTACAGCAGCTTCTCAGAAGTAAAGTTCGAGGATCGGTCCAAAGAGTATGGTGGTGGAGGTGCACCAAGGTTCATAGCAAAT GGGGATGCATTCGATTCGACTGCACAGGCCAAAACCACAGCAAACGAGGCTACAGTCGCTGCACATCAGGCAATGTACGGCCAGCCATGTACGCTGTCACAGATTCAGGAAAGAGAAGCAGATATAAGGGCTCTTGCTGAACTATCGCGTGCTCTTGATAAGAAG GAAGCCTTACTGGTAGAGTTGAGGCACATGAACGAAGAAGTGTCTGGAAAGCAAAAGGATGGGGAAATTATTAGAGATTTGGAGCACTTCAGGAAGCAATACGCCATGGTTCTTGTACAGCTGAGAGATTCGAATGATCAT GTGGCTTCAGCCTTGCTTTGTCTGCGGCAACGGAACACATTTCATGGGCAGCCAACGCAGTCATATCCTAATAAATCCACGGAAAATGGTGGAGCTTTTAACAGAACACCAGACCCATCCAGTAACCTTTTTGGTTATATTAATCAGGAGTCTGGATCCCAAGTGATGGAAATTATTGAGACTTCAAGGTCCAAAGCTAAAACGATGGTTGATGTCGCTGTTCAG GCAATGTGTAAAGTAAGCGAAGGAGAGAACGCTTTTGCCAAGATAGGGGAAGCACTAGACAATCTGAACCTCCGTGGCACCGGCTCTGGTTCTAGCATACTAGGCATAAGGCGGATACCACCCGATTCGGGGCAGGCGAATTCAGATAACAGCGCCGCTGGCCGTTTCGACCCTGCTGCAGCAGCCAATAACATTTCCAGTCCAAGAGTACTGCCCAACGGCAGCGACTCCGATGCCCAGTTCCCGTCGGAGCTGATTTCGTCCTGTGTAGCGACCATCCTCATGATTCAG AACTGCACGGAGAAGCAGTACCACCCCGCGGAGGTGGCGCACATCCTCGACTCGGCGCTGTCGCGGCTGCAGCCGTGCAGCTCGCAGAACGTGCCCATCTTCAGGGAGATCGAGATGTGCATGGGTATCATCAAGAACCAGATGCTGGCGCTGATACCCACCCCTAGTGGCTAA
- the LOC123110057 gene encoding protein ALWAYS EARLY 2 isoform X3 codes for MSSTRKVRNVNKRYAKINEDWPEKDATVVQKNKVRKKKLSDLGSQWSKDELERFYAAYRKYGKDWRKVAGAVHDRTSDMVEALYNMNRAYLSLPEGTATAAGLIAMMTDHYNILDGSNSDHESNGSPKTSRKPQKRGRAKLQSVSKASDTRYPDLLQSQPASSSYGCLSLLKKKRSGDLFVGNKPRAVGKRTPRVPVASMYHRDDKAGPSNRQAKPDANNGDEEGALAALALAEVCQRGSPQVSQTSGRSSGQLFLSPGKSIDRKNADSEMGSSKMHGFQVDTDYPEGSLGSREAETADYPKDASYFLNNEGSASGKSKPKVKRSQKRRKKAAHKTDDQFEDDREACSGTEEGCSSRKAKDISELDVFGSKGSWPSNKSNKRSRQLFFGDELSALDALHTLADISVNILQPSSIAESESSAQFKDGSKDNESDDKPSVPAAVSLFDKKDKPRKTKKIKRQSEIASNEVVTRKKARLSKDHHHDGSTSEVKQDDCKCGVKMEKKKRKSSTLKISKDEKNTLKDSEKTEASAEEGKVSSNKGRHAHVSPVSKQNKSKAQESSPAHADFGKEAMDAVDTTENAITQQSDSASKSKSRRKLGILKALAPESKPAEGADDSCDNVSYPVNNAIELKDKLSHCLSSRFLRRWCMSEWFYSAIDYPWFAKSEFVEYLNHVKLGHVPRLTRVEWGVIRSSLGKPRRLSKQFLQEEREKLSQYRESVRQHYAELQSGVREGLPTDLARPLAVGQRVIACHPKTRELHDGSVLTVDRNRCRVQFDRPELGVEFVMDIDCMPLHPLENFPESLRRQNIVNKYYSSFSEVKFEDRSKEYGGGGAPRFIANAKTTANEATVAAHQAMYGQPCTLSQIQEREADIRALAELSRALDKKEALLVELRHMNEEVSGKQKDGEIIRDLEHFRKQYAMVLVQLRDSNDHVASALLCLRQRNTFHGQPTQSYPNKSTENGGAFNRTPDPSSNLFGYINQESGSQVMEIIETSRSKAKTMVDVAVQAMCKVSEGENAFAKIGEALDNLNLRGTGSGSSILGIRRIPPDSGQANSDNSAAGRFDPAAAANNISSPRVLPNGSDSDAQFPSELISSCVATILMIQNCTEKQYHPAEVAHILDSALSRLQPCSSQNVPIFREIEMCMGIIKNQMLALIPTPSG; via the exons ATGTCTTCCACAAGAAAAGTGAGAAATGTAAACAAGCGCTATGCCAAAATTAATGAAGATTGGCCGGAAAAGGATGCAACAGTTGTACAGAAAAATAAAGTGCGA AAGAAGAAACTATCTGACCTTGGTTCTCAGTGGAGCAAAGATGAGTTGGAGCGCTTCTATGCAGCTTATAGAAAATATGGAAAAGATTGGAGGAAG GTGGCTGGTGCTGTCCATGATAGAACATCTGATATGGTGGAGGCTCTTTACAACATGAATAGG GCATATTTGTCTCTTCCAGAGGGAACTGCTACTGCTGCAGGGTTGATAGCGATGATGACCGATCACTATAATATTCTG GATGGGAGTAACAGTGATCATGAGAGTAACGGTTCACCAAAAACTTCTAGGAAGCCACAGAAGCGTGGCCGTGCAAAGCTTCAGTCTGTGTCGAAGGCATCTGATACACGTTACCCTGATCTATTGCAATCTCAGCCTGCTTCATCGAGCTATGGATGCCTTTCTTTGTTGAAGAAGAAACGTTCTGGAG ACTTGTTTGTAGGTAACAAGCCCCGTGCTGTTGGAAAAAGGACTCCACGAGTGCCTGTTGCAAGCATGTACCACCGAGATGACAAGGCAGGTCCATCAAATAGACAAGCAAAACCAGATGCTAATAATGGCGATGAAGAAGGTGCTCTAGCTGCTTTAGCTCTGGCGGAGGTCTGTCAAAGAGGCTCACCTCAGGTTTCTCAAACATCTGGAAGATCCAGTGGTCAATTGTTCCTGTCTCCTGGTAAAAGTATCGACAGAAAA AATGCAGATTCAGAGATGGGAAGTTCAAAGATGCATGGATTTCAGGTAGACACTGATTATCCAGAAGGTAGCTTAGGAAGCAGGGAAGCAGAGACTGCGGACTATCCCAAAGATGCTTCCTATTTTCTGAATAACGAAGGTTCTGCGTCTGGCAAGTCTAAGCCAAAAGTGAAGAGGTCGCAAAAGAGAAGAAAGAAAGCTGCACACAAAACAGACGATCAATTCGAGGATGACAGAGAGGCTTGCAGTGGCACCGAAGAAGGGTGTAGTTCCAGAAAGGCCAAGGATATATCAGAATTGGATGTATTTGGAAGTAAAGGTTCATGGCCATCTAACAAATCAAACAAAAGAAGCCGCCAACTATTTTTTGGCG ATGAATTGTCAGCTCTCGACGCGTTACATACATTAGCTGATATCTCTGTGAATATTCTACAACCTTCTTCTATCGCTGAATCTG AATCATCGGCACAGTTTAAGGATGGAAGCAAAGACAATGAATCTGATGATAAGCCTAGTGTGCCTGCAGCAGTATCATTATTTGACAAAAAAGATAAGCCCAGAAAAACAAAAAAGATCAAAAGGCAGTCAGAAATTGCAAGCAACGAGGTGGTTACCAGGAAAAAAGCTAGACTTTCTAAAGATCACCATCATGACGGGAGTACTTCTGAAGTAAAGCAGGATGATTGTAAATGTGGTGTTAAAatggagaaaaagaaaagaaagtctTCCACATTGAAG ATCTCCAAAGATGAGAAGAATACACTAAAAGATAGTGAGAAGACCGAG GCTTCTGCTGAAGAAGGGAAGGTATCTTCGAATAAAGGCAGGCATGCTCATGTTAGTCCAGTTTCAAAACAAAACAAGTCCAAAGCACAGGAAAGTTCTCCAGCACATGCTGATTTTGGAAAAGAAGCCATGGATGCGGTGGACACGACAGAAAATGCAATAACTCAGCAATCGGACTCGGCATCGAAGTCTAAAAGCCGGCGCAAGTTAGGCATTTTGAAAGCACTTGCTCCAGAGAGCAAGCCTGCTGAGGGCGCTGACGATTCGTGCGATAATGTTTCCTACCCAGTGAATAACGCTATTGAACTCAAG GACAAGCTCTCTCACTGCTTATCTTCACGTTTCCTCCGGAGATGGTGCATGTCTGAGTGGTTCTATAGTGCAATTGATTATCCATGGTTTGCGAAGAGTGAATTTGTGGAGTACTTGAATCATGTAAAGCTGGGTCATGTACCAAGGCTGACTCGTGTCGAGTGGGGTGTTATAAGGAG TTCTCTTGGAAAGCCACGTCGATTGTCAAAGCAGTTTTTACAAGAGGAGAGGGAAAAGCTTTCTCAGTATCGCGAGTCAGTCAGACAACACTATGCTGAGCTTCAGTCTGGTGTTCGAGAAGGTCTACCAACTGATCTTGCTCGGCCCTTAGCAGTTGGGCAGCGCGTTATAGCCTGTCATCCCAAAACAAGAGAACTTCATGATGGGAGTGTTTTGACTGTCGACCGTAATCGCTGTCGGGTTCAATTTGATCGTCCGGAGCTGGGTGTTGAGTTTGTGATG GATATTGATTGTATGCCGTTACACCCACTGGAAAATTTCCCCGAGTCTCTCAGACGCCAAAATATCGTGAATAAATACTACAGCAGCTTCTCAGAAGTAAAGTTCGAGGATCGGTCCAAAGAGTATGGTGGTGGAGGTGCACCAAGGTTCATAGCAAAT GCCAAAACCACAGCAAACGAGGCTACAGTCGCTGCACATCAGGCAATGTACGGCCAGCCATGTACGCTGTCACAGATTCAGGAAAGAGAAGCAGATATAAGGGCTCTTGCTGAACTATCGCGTGCTCTTGATAAGAAG GAAGCCTTACTGGTAGAGTTGAGGCACATGAACGAAGAAGTGTCTGGAAAGCAAAAGGATGGGGAAATTATTAGAGATTTGGAGCACTTCAGGAAGCAATACGCCATGGTTCTTGTACAGCTGAGAGATTCGAATGATCAT GTGGCTTCAGCCTTGCTTTGTCTGCGGCAACGGAACACATTTCATGGGCAGCCAACGCAGTCATATCCTAATAAATCCACGGAAAATGGTGGAGCTTTTAACAGAACACCAGACCCATCCAGTAACCTTTTTGGTTATATTAATCAGGAGTCTGGATCCCAAGTGATGGAAATTATTGAGACTTCAAGGTCCAAAGCTAAAACGATGGTTGATGTCGCTGTTCAG GCAATGTGTAAAGTAAGCGAAGGAGAGAACGCTTTTGCCAAGATAGGGGAAGCACTAGACAATCTGAACCTCCGTGGCACCGGCTCTGGTTCTAGCATACTAGGCATAAGGCGGATACCACCCGATTCGGGGCAGGCGAATTCAGATAACAGCGCCGCTGGCCGTTTCGACCCTGCTGCAGCAGCCAATAACATTTCCAGTCCAAGAGTACTGCCCAACGGCAGCGACTCCGATGCCCAGTTCCCGTCGGAGCTGATTTCGTCCTGTGTAGCGACCATCCTCATGATTCAG AACTGCACGGAGAAGCAGTACCACCCCGCGGAGGTGGCGCACATCCTCGACTCGGCGCTGTCGCGGCTGCAGCCGTGCAGCTCGCAGAACGTGCCCATCTTCAGGGAGATCGAGATGTGCATGGGTATCATCAAGAACCAGATGCTGGCGCTGATACCCACCCCTAGTGGCTAA